From a region of the Roseivirga sp. 4D4 genome:
- a CDS encoding MBL fold metallo-hydrolase — MNIEQIYTGCLAQGAYYIESKGEVAIIDPLRETHPYLAKAEKDNASIKYIFETHFHADFVSGHLDLAKKTGATIVYGPGAKTSYDIHEAHDDEVFELGDIKIKVLHTPGHTPESSTFLLIDEQGMEHAIFSGDTLFIGDVGRPDLAVKSDLSQEDLAGMLFESLRNKIMTLPDDVIVYPAHGAGSACGKNMSKETTDLLGNQKKVNYALRADMTKEEFIKEVTEGILPPPQYFAKNAMLNKTGVDSLDDVMAKGNVALDVETFEAMANHEGALVLDTRHQSDFVKGFIPNSIFIGVDGSFAPWVGALIADLQQPIVLLADEGREEEVITRLSRVGYDNTLGYLQGGIEAWKAAGKEIDTIVSVGADTLKEKLATEQINVLDVRKPGEYQAEHIEKAKNTPLDFINDEMHRIDKDKEYYVHCAGGYRSVIFASILKSRGYDKVIDVAGGFGAIVKEGIPVTDFVCPSTLD; from the coding sequence ATGAATATAGAACAGATTTATACAGGTTGCCTGGCACAAGGCGCTTACTACATAGAAAGCAAAGGTGAAGTAGCGATTATAGATCCACTTCGTGAAACACACCCTTATTTGGCCAAGGCTGAAAAAGATAATGCCTCGATAAAGTATATTTTCGAGACCCACTTCCATGCCGATTTCGTTTCGGGTCATCTAGACCTAGCCAAGAAAACGGGTGCCACAATTGTTTATGGACCTGGAGCCAAAACCAGTTATGATATTCATGAAGCGCATGACGATGAAGTTTTTGAATTGGGTGATATAAAGATTAAAGTACTTCACACCCCAGGTCATACCCCAGAAAGCTCTACTTTCTTGCTGATCGATGAGCAGGGTATGGAGCATGCTATTTTCAGTGGAGATACCTTGTTTATTGGCGATGTCGGCCGACCTGATTTAGCGGTTAAATCTGATCTGAGTCAAGAAGATTTGGCTGGGATGCTTTTTGAGAGCCTGCGAAATAAGATCATGACGCTTCCAGATGATGTTATCGTTTATCCTGCACATGGTGCTGGTTCAGCATGTGGTAAGAACATGAGCAAGGAAACGACCGATCTTTTGGGTAATCAGAAGAAGGTTAATTATGCGCTCAGGGCAGATATGACCAAGGAAGAATTTATCAAGGAAGTTACTGAGGGCATCTTGCCTCCGCCTCAGTATTTTGCTAAGAATGCCATGCTCAATAAGACAGGGGTTGATAGCTTGGATGATGTGATGGCTAAAGGCAATGTAGCCCTTGATGTCGAAACTTTTGAAGCCATGGCCAACCATGAAGGTGCGCTTGTACTGGATACACGTCATCAATCAGATTTCGTAAAAGGATTCATTCCTAATTCAATCTTCATTGGTGTTGACGGAAGTTTTGCCCCTTGGGTAGGTGCCTTGATTGCTGACTTGCAACAGCCGATCGTTTTGCTTGCAGACGAAGGTAGAGAAGAAGAAGTCATTACAAGGCTTTCACGAGTAGGCTATGACAATACGCTCGGTTATCTCCAAGGAGGTATTGAAGCCTGGAAAGCTGCGGGTAAGGAAATTGATACCATTGTATCGGTAGGTGCTGACACCTTAAAAGAGAAGTTAGCAACAGAGCAAATCAATGTACTGGATGTGAGAAAGCCGGGAGAATATCAGGCAGAGCATATTGAAAAGGCTAAGAATACACCGCTAGACTTTATTAATGATGAGATGCATCGTATCGATAAGGACAAGGAGTACTACGTACACTGTGCAGGTGGTTATCGATCAGTGATATTTGCTTCTATTCTGAAATCACGTGGTTATGACAAAGTGATTGATGTAGCGGGCGGCTTTGGTGCTATTGTCAAAGAAGGAATTCCGGTAACAGATTTTGTCTGTCCAAGCACACTCGATTAG
- a CDS encoding YeeE/YedE family protein, with translation MLEFISQPWPWYVAGPVIAFVMFGLIYFGNSFGMSANFRNICSIMGAGKSCDFFDFDWRKQMWNIVFVVGTILGGVIASQFLMNNEVVAISDATVQELTSLGVENPGQGMMPESIFNFESLLTAKGLIMIVLGGFLVGFGTRYAGGCTSGHAISGLSDLQPASLLAVIGFFAGGLLMTWLILPSILTL, from the coding sequence ATGTTAGAATTTATAAGTCAGCCCTGGCCATGGTATGTGGCAGGGCCAGTCATTGCCTTTGTCATGTTCGGACTGATCTATTTCGGAAACAGTTTCGGTATGTCAGCCAACTTCAGGAATATATGCTCCATTATGGGCGCAGGAAAATCCTGTGATTTCTTCGACTTCGATTGGAGAAAGCAGATGTGGAACATCGTATTCGTAGTCGGTACTATACTGGGAGGGGTCATTGCCAGTCAATTTCTGATGAACAATGAAGTTGTGGCTATCAGTGATGCTACAGTTCAAGAACTGACCTCGCTTGGTGTTGAGAATCCAGGGCAAGGCATGATGCCAGAGTCAATCTTCAATTTTGAATCATTACTAACAGCAAAAGGCTTGATTATGATTGTTCTAGGTGGCTTTTTAGTGGGTTTCGGAACCCGTTATGCAGGTGGTTGTACCTCGGGTCATGCCATTAGTGGTTTGAGTGATCTGCAGCCTGCTTCGCTCTTGGCAGTGATCGGTTTCTTTGCTGGTGGTCTTTTAATGACCTGGTTAATTCTTCCTTCAATTCTAACCCTTTAA
- a CDS encoding YeeE/YedE family protein, which produces MRYFKYLILGTVFGIVLTKAELISWFRIFEMFKFQSFHMYGVIGSAVVLGVIITQYIKRTNMKAMSGDPIVISPKKFSYARYLIGGTIFGLGWALTGACPGPLFVQVGNGYLVMLVAIASGLLGTYVYGLFRNKLPH; this is translated from the coding sequence ATGAGGTATTTCAAGTATTTAATTCTAGGAACAGTCTTTGGCATAGTCCTGACGAAAGCTGAGCTAATTTCGTGGTTCAGAATTTTTGAGATGTTCAAATTCCAATCCTTCCATATGTATGGGGTAATTGGTTCGGCTGTGGTACTGGGAGTAATCATTACCCAGTATATTAAAAGAACAAACATGAAGGCAATGTCTGGTGACCCAATTGTTATTTCACCAAAGAAGTTCTCTTATGCCAGGTACTTAATTGGGGGAACAATTTTCGGTTTAGGCTGGGCGCTTACAGGAGCCTGTCCGGGACCTTTGTTCGTTCAAGTGGGCAATGGATACTTGGTGATGTTGGTGGCTATTGCTTCCGGATTGCTAGGTACTTATGTCTATGGCTTGTTTAGGAACAAATTACCTCATTAA
- a CDS encoding c-type cytochrome, with translation MDLGKLIQTATQAIYAVFVLVIVSFLFLIVLWTNPEWVYTPQTSPENWQPRNAQIDLGTSPRENLVRLGYEIITETSKHIGPLAPEIKNRLAGNNLSCQSCHLDAGRKSGSASFVGVANRFPQFRGRENKMGSLIERVNGCMERSMDGEVLPEGGLKMQAIIAYMEWLSEDVPAEREAEFKGFAKVELPDEAADPVRGKEVYIQHCQSCHMEDGQGQRPSDTEKYLYPPLWGTDTYNHGAGMHRVITAAEFIKGNMPYLQATLEKPVLTDEEAYHVAAYINSFERPQKSNPEVDFPDKKLKPVSTPYGPWEDQFSSLQHKYGPFQPIMEFYEKEYGIKKTK, from the coding sequence ATGGATTTAGGAAAACTGATACAGACAGCTACTCAAGCCATCTATGCTGTTTTTGTATTGGTTATTGTTTCCTTCCTTTTTTTGATCGTACTGTGGACAAATCCGGAATGGGTTTATACGCCACAAACCTCTCCAGAAAACTGGCAACCACGCAATGCACAGATCGATCTAGGCACCAGTCCGCGAGAGAACTTGGTAAGGCTCGGTTATGAAATCATTACTGAAACCAGTAAACATATTGGTCCTTTAGCTCCGGAAATTAAGAACCGCTTGGCAGGCAACAACCTGAGTTGTCAAAGCTGTCACTTAGATGCTGGTAGAAAATCTGGTTCGGCATCATTTGTTGGAGTTGCCAATCGCTTTCCCCAGTTCAGAGGTCGAGAAAATAAGATGGGCTCGTTGATCGAGCGTGTCAATGGCTGCATGGAACGCAGTATGGATGGTGAAGTGCTGCCGGAAGGTGGGCTCAAGATGCAGGCAATCATCGCTTATATGGAATGGCTGAGTGAAGATGTGCCGGCTGAAAGGGAGGCAGAATTCAAAGGCTTCGCTAAAGTCGAGCTGCCCGATGAAGCCGCTGATCCGGTTCGAGGTAAGGAGGTTTACATACAACATTGCCAATCCTGTCATATGGAAGATGGTCAGGGACAAAGACCTTCGGACACAGAGAAATATCTTTACCCGCCTTTGTGGGGGACAGACACCTATAATCATGGAGCGGGAATGCACAGAGTAATTACCGCAGCAGAGTTTATCAAAGGTAATATGCCTTACCTTCAAGCCACGCTGGAAAAACCAGTACTCACGGATGAAGAGGCCTACCATGTGGCTGCCTATATCAATAGCTTTGAAAGGCCCCAGAAGTCAAATCCAGAAGTGGACTTTCCAGACAAAAAGCTCAAGCCTGTATCAACACCTTATGGTCCCTGGGAAGATCAATTCTCTTCTTTGCAGCATAAGTATGGTCCTTTTCAACCTATTATGGAGTTCTATGAGAAGGAGTATGGGATTAAGAAAACTAAGTAA
- a CDS encoding Ig-like domain-containing protein, translating into MSFNFFSPSVKLRIWLLPIALFSLSIVSAQAQISIPDQNFLDKLIDLGIDTNGDGVIQEIEALVPRDIDVSRSNIESLEGIQYFVNLERLACFFNSLTELNVSSLTKLKNLGAGYNQITSLDVSNLTELETLDVDGNRLPSLDVSNSLKLKYLFCERNGQIEELLLGTVSSIKELRCAENKLTNLDLSNLSELELLEFYRNRIETIDLSENNRLKKLMIYENEIKSLDLSHNPLLEELDFMSNEVTEIDLGNNLLVQKLNCSLNQLSTLELSQQANLFSLDCSGNNLTTLRLGFKPALKELYADNNPFSYLDMGGVDFNFLSALALDGVHLESVCVPDVDLASNREFDIGGFPDGVTIVNCDYISFPDQNLFQALIDRGVDLNGNGNIEHSEAQEVTALDISGLEIADLRGLNNFTNLEELNINDNNLSTLNLSGMSQLKVLHADDNVIVSFALGTHENLEFLSLMDNGLICLNMSGINWSSLNTLLLSGNEYLNSICVTDEGEVLRKTFTQGGIPDQVTVYECNSFDEISNCTGIPYVQSLEMNCSQLPVTRATIWEGERVAIAVEGERPGDRDYGAMRNVVKMFDSLYRGLEDLSGIYDLPVSPPMVNGKPVIQILQDNCGAGGLAGHGAAGSSYGIAFLDEQYNSILEPRIHQIFIYEQTRNFWLPSNLNKIDWIMDESDAVSGFWTNGFTGFTPYVLPTELGYEVNYFGWDLELWYDRHVGYLRTYVDNRGYTFENTWKSSLFPWSQWNSINDMMSGLLIYFYDIYGYEFAQKVYRNMQNPEIPDLSSKRDYQGGRDNIYKIFSLSSKADQLIYFQDTLRWDITTEAQAWIADQSLQYIAFEWIEDKTEADEPFELIASASSGLEVTLSSSDPSIISIDDNIATIHGIGEVEIMARQAGDENNQPTFVSQRVVVQEADLVPRFVLEDHFEVEENSQFTLSLSDLEIQSGEFRWTLKGEDADQFVLDGENLILQGELDYENPSDGDQDGIYWLEVEVSDASSSFSQFLRVNMLDQDEAPEFNVGTELSVEENTVEIVVPVATDPEGGDLSWTLSGADASLFEIEGAYLKFSDAADYEAPSDADQNGQYEVELTVSDGTFDVSQSMTVTVTNQNESPEFDLDSEVSIEENTTAIVELVATDPEGDNLSWTLSGADALLFEIEGTNLKFTDAADYEIPSDADQNGQYEVGLTVSDGTFDVNQSVTVTVTNQNESPEFDLDSEVSIEENTTAIVKLIAIDPEGDNLSWALSGADASLFEIEGTNLKFIEATDFEAPSDADQNGQYEVEVTVSDGSLDTNQSVTITVINQNEAPSIDIPRTTSLEGDVVEVLELFANDPENDDLSFTLSGADASFFTIKGSILNFQSLPSFHKPLDENGDNSYELEISVSDGEYSASVNLTVIVTVVTSIDPLRPRAVIKLYPNPASDRILIDAPLPIDKLILIYPDGKKYKVYEGANEIDLRDVKEGYYLLKVELEDGSSYTERLIVSR; encoded by the coding sequence ATGTCTTTTAACTTTTTCTCTCCAAGTGTGAAGCTTCGCATTTGGCTCTTACCCATTGCCCTGTTTTCACTTAGTATAGTTTCCGCTCAGGCGCAGATTTCTATCCCGGATCAAAACTTCTTAGACAAACTCATAGATTTAGGAATAGACACCAATGGTGATGGTGTGATTCAGGAAATTGAAGCGCTTGTTCCAAGAGACATAGATGTGAGCCGTTCTAACATCGAGAGTCTGGAAGGCATCCAGTACTTTGTTAACCTGGAACGTTTGGCCTGTTTCTTTAATAGTCTCACCGAGTTAAATGTTTCCTCATTAACCAAGCTTAAAAATCTTGGTGCTGGATATAACCAGATCACCTCATTAGACGTGTCCAATCTGACTGAATTAGAAACTCTTGATGTTGATGGAAATAGACTTCCATCCTTAGATGTGAGCAATAGTCTTAAACTCAAATATCTTTTTTGTGAAAGGAATGGACAGATAGAAGAATTATTACTAGGTACTGTGTCTTCTATAAAAGAGTTAAGATGTGCTGAGAATAAACTGACTAATCTTGACTTAAGTAATTTGAGTGAGTTGGAGTTGCTTGAGTTTTATAGGAATCGCATCGAAACAATTGACCTTTCTGAAAATAATAGACTCAAGAAGCTGATGATCTATGAAAATGAGATAAAGTCACTCGATCTAAGTCATAACCCTTTGCTCGAGGAGTTGGATTTTATGAGCAATGAAGTAACTGAAATAGATTTGGGTAATAACCTTCTTGTTCAAAAACTCAATTGTAGTCTGAATCAGCTCTCAACTTTAGAGCTTTCCCAGCAAGCCAACTTATTCTCGTTAGACTGTAGTGGAAATAATCTGACCACTTTAAGATTAGGTTTTAAACCAGCACTAAAAGAGTTGTATGCCGACAACAATCCTTTCTCATATCTGGATATGGGTGGTGTGGATTTTAACTTTCTTTCTGCTTTGGCTTTGGATGGGGTGCATTTAGAAAGCGTTTGTGTGCCTGATGTAGATCTCGCTTCTAATCGTGAGTTTGATATTGGTGGTTTTCCTGATGGGGTCACTATAGTGAATTGTGATTATATATCCTTTCCAGATCAGAATCTATTTCAAGCTCTTATAGATAGAGGAGTAGACCTTAATGGGAATGGTAATATTGAGCATTCAGAGGCTCAAGAGGTGACTGCCTTAGATATCTCAGGTTTAGAGATTGCTGACCTTAGAGGGCTTAATAATTTTACAAACCTCGAGGAACTCAATATCAATGATAACAACTTGTCGACTCTGAATCTCTCTGGGATGTCTCAATTGAAGGTTTTGCATGCAGATGATAATGTGATCGTGAGCTTCGCATTGGGGACGCATGAAAATCTTGAGTTTTTAAGCCTTATGGATAATGGCTTAATATGCCTAAACATGAGCGGCATTAATTGGAGTAGTTTAAATACACTTCTGCTTTCGGGAAATGAATATTTGAATTCAATCTGTGTCACAGATGAGGGAGAAGTGTTAAGGAAAACCTTCACGCAAGGTGGAATCCCTGATCAAGTTACTGTATATGAATGTAATTCATTCGATGAAATTTCTAATTGTACTGGAATACCCTATGTGCAAAGTCTTGAGATGAACTGTAGTCAATTACCAGTGACTAGAGCCACCATCTGGGAAGGTGAAAGGGTTGCTATTGCGGTAGAAGGAGAAAGACCTGGTGATAGAGACTATGGTGCCATGAGGAATGTGGTCAAGATGTTTGACTCCTTGTACAGAGGGTTGGAAGATCTTTCGGGCATTTATGATCTCCCCGTTAGCCCCCCTATGGTTAATGGTAAACCTGTGATTCAAATTCTACAAGATAATTGTGGAGCAGGTGGCCTTGCTGGACATGGTGCAGCAGGGTCCTCATATGGCATAGCCTTTCTGGATGAACAGTACAATTCGATCTTAGAACCAAGGATACATCAGATATTTATTTATGAGCAAACCAGGAACTTTTGGTTACCATCTAACTTGAATAAGATTGATTGGATAATGGATGAGAGTGATGCTGTATCAGGTTTTTGGACTAATGGATTTACTGGGTTTACTCCATATGTTTTGCCTACAGAACTTGGTTATGAAGTGAACTATTTCGGTTGGGATCTAGAGTTGTGGTATGATCGTCATGTAGGTTACTTAAGGACTTACGTTGATAACAGAGGGTATACGTTTGAAAATACTTGGAAATCATCTTTGTTTCCATGGAGTCAATGGAATAGTATTAATGATATGATGAGTGGGCTATTGATTTACTTCTATGATATCTATGGCTATGAATTCGCCCAGAAGGTTTATAGAAACATGCAGAACCCTGAAATTCCTGACCTGAGTTCTAAAAGGGACTATCAAGGAGGAAGAGATAATATCTACAAAATCTTTAGTCTGTCTTCTAAGGCTGATCAGCTAATATATTTTCAAGATACGCTAAGGTGGGATATTACTACAGAGGCACAAGCCTGGATTGCTGATCAAAGTTTACAATACATCGCCTTTGAATGGATAGAGGATAAAACCGAGGCAGATGAACCATTTGAACTAATAGCATCAGCTTCATCAGGTTTAGAGGTCACTCTGTCTAGTTCCGATCCTTCAATTATTTCTATTGACGATAATATCGCCACCATCCATGGCATTGGAGAAGTTGAAATTATGGCACGTCAGGCAGGAGATGAAAACAACCAACCAACCTTTGTATCTCAAAGAGTGGTTGTGCAGGAAGCTGACTTGGTACCGAGGTTTGTACTGGAAGACCATTTTGAGGTGGAGGAAAATAGTCAGTTCACACTGTCACTTTCTGATCTTGAAATTCAAAGTGGCGAATTCAGATGGACCTTAAAAGGAGAAGATGCTGATCAGTTTGTATTGGATGGAGAGAATCTAATCTTGCAAGGAGAGTTAGACTATGAAAATCCATCAGATGGAGATCAAGACGGTATCTACTGGTTGGAGGTTGAAGTGTCTGATGCTTCCAGTAGCTTTTCTCAATTCTTAAGGGTCAATATGCTAGACCAAGACGAAGCACCAGAGTTCAATGTGGGCACGGAACTTAGTGTGGAAGAGAATACCGTGGAAATAGTCGTTCCGGTTGCAACTGATCCGGAAGGCGGAGATTTAAGCTGGACTTTATCAGGTGCAGATGCCTCACTATTTGAAATAGAAGGAGCTTATCTTAAGTTCTCAGATGCAGCAGACTATGAAGCCCCAAGTGATGCCGACCAAAATGGCCAGTATGAGGTAGAGCTAACTGTAAGTGATGGCACCTTTGATGTCAGTCAATCGATGACCGTTACCGTCACCAATCAAAATGAGTCCCCAGAGTTTGACCTGGATTCAGAAGTTTCTATAGAAGAGAACACTACCGCCATTGTCGAACTGGTAGCTACAGACCCAGAAGGAGATAATCTAAGCTGGACTTTATCAGGTGCAGATGCCTTGCTATTTGAGATAGAAGGAACCAATCTGAAATTTACAGATGCTGCAGACTATGAAATCCCAAGTGATGCTGACCAGAACGGTCAGTATGAGGTGGGTCTAACCGTCAGTGATGGCACCTTTGATGTTAATCAATCGGTGACTGTCACAGTCACTAATCAAAACGAGTCTCCTGAGTTTGATCTGGATTCAGAAGTTTCTATAGAAGAGAACACTACCGCCATTGTCAAACTGATAGCTATAGACCCTGAGGGAGATAATCTAAGCTGGGCTTTGTCTGGTGCAGATGCCTCACTCTTTGAGATAGAGGGGACTAACCTGAAATTCATCGAAGCAACAGACTTTGAAGCCCCAAGTGATGCTGACCAGAACGGTCAGTATGAAGTAGAAGTTACTGTGAGTGATGGAAGTCTTGATACCAATCAATCGGTGACTATCACGGTCATCAATCAAAATGAAGCACCTTCCATTGATATACCAAGAACAACCTCTTTAGAGGGGGATGTCGTAGAGGTGTTAGAACTATTTGCCAATGACCCTGAAAATGATGATTTAAGCTTTACTTTATCAGGTGCAGACGCTTCATTTTTTACTATTAAAGGTTCAATATTGAATTTCCAGTCTCTTCCTAGTTTTCACAAACCTTTGGATGAAAATGGGGATAATTCCTATGAGCTTGAGATTAGTGTGAGTGATGGAGAATACTCGGCTAGCGTCAATTTAACGGTTATTGTGACCGTAGTGACCTCTATAGATCCTTTGAGGCCTCGGGCTGTTATAAAGTTATATCCTAACCCGGCCAGTGATAGAATACTGATCGATGCGCCTTTGCCCATTGACAAGTTGATTTTGATCTATCCAGATGGTAAAAAGTATAAGGTGTACGAGGGTGCAAATGAAATTGATTTGCGTGATGTAAAGGAAGGGTATTACCTGCTCAAGGTAGAGCTTGAAGATGGAAGTAGCTACACTGAGAGATTGATTGTTTCAAGGTAG
- a CDS encoding RtcB family protein, with the protein MASRKLTGKDLKKLGFPEGRAIGEAMRVMETAYKGKSILHKKSMLKKVLETPALYAKHDTLGPVATALMISEISNKPLEMRQKRIPYAIYGQEGIEPGAINQMEIAMKLPVAKSGALMPDAHQGYGLPIGGVLATENAVIPYGVGVDIGCRMCMTLYDIPPAYVHQSTAALEKMLMDNTHFGQSSFKRPMDHEVLENSLFGEINIIKSLKDRAWSQIGSSGGGNHFVEFGIGEILSDDNEINLPKGKYLSVLSHSGSRGLGANIARHYTKLAMDMTKLPSEAKHLAWLDLDSEAGQEYWLAMNLAGEYASACHHQIHERLAKALGERPLAMVENHHNFAWKEQDGDGNEIIVHRKGATPAGEGVMGIIPGSMTSPGFIVRGRGVQASINSAAHGAGRLMSRTKAKQNLSKKEVKQHIKEAGITLIGSGLDEAPQVYKDIHQVMDRQKDLVDVIGTFQPKVVRMCGANEAKGGFQEVD; encoded by the coding sequence ATGGCATCTAGAAAATTAACAGGAAAGGACCTGAAAAAGCTAGGTTTCCCCGAAGGGAGAGCCATTGGTGAAGCCATGCGCGTGATGGAAACCGCCTACAAAGGCAAGTCCATACTTCACAAGAAGTCTATGCTTAAAAAAGTATTGGAAACCCCAGCACTTTACGCAAAGCATGATACCCTTGGCCCAGTGGCCACTGCATTGATGATAAGCGAGATATCCAATAAACCGTTGGAGATGCGCCAAAAGAGAATTCCATATGCCATTTATGGGCAAGAGGGAATTGAACCTGGCGCTATCAACCAAATGGAGATTGCGATGAAGTTACCTGTTGCCAAGTCTGGCGCTTTGATGCCGGATGCTCACCAGGGATACGGACTTCCTATTGGAGGTGTACTGGCCACAGAAAACGCAGTGATTCCATATGGTGTAGGGGTAGACATTGGCTGCAGAATGTGTATGACGCTATATGACATCCCTCCTGCTTATGTGCATCAGAGCACAGCAGCATTAGAGAAGATGTTAATGGACAATACCCATTTCGGTCAAAGCTCATTCAAGCGTCCAATGGACCATGAGGTACTTGAAAATAGTCTTTTTGGTGAAATCAATATCATCAAGTCGCTGAAGGACAGAGCATGGAGCCAGATTGGATCTTCTGGTGGTGGCAATCACTTTGTTGAATTCGGCATTGGAGAAATCCTATCTGATGACAATGAAATCAATCTACCTAAGGGCAAATACTTATCGGTACTCTCCCACTCAGGATCGAGGGGACTCGGTGCGAATATCGCGAGACATTACACCAAGTTGGCCATGGACATGACCAAGTTACCGAGCGAAGCCAAACATTTGGCCTGGCTGGATCTAGATTCAGAAGCAGGACAAGAATACTGGTTGGCCATGAATTTGGCAGGTGAGTATGCCTCGGCATGCCATCACCAGATTCATGAAAGGTTAGCCAAGGCTCTTGGAGAAAGGCCGCTGGCAATGGTAGAAAACCACCACAACTTTGCTTGGAAAGAGCAAGATGGTGATGGCAATGAAATCATTGTACACCGAAAGGGAGCAACTCCAGCAGGTGAAGGGGTAATGGGCATTATTCCTGGATCCATGACATCTCCGGGCTTTATTGTCAGAGGTAGAGGGGTTCAAGCATCTATCAACTCTGCGGCACATGGGGCAGGTAGGTTAATGTCTAGAACCAAAGCCAAGCAGAATCTTTCGAAGAAAGAAGTGAAACAGCATATTAAAGAAGCTGGTATCACCTTGATTGGCTCTGGACTAGATGAAGCACCACAGGTGTATAAGGACATCCATCAAGTGATGGACAGACAGAAAGACCTTGTGGATGTAATCGGCACATTCCAGCCCAAAGTGGTGAGAATGTGTGGCGCAAACGAGGCCAAAGGCGGTTTTCAGGAAGTGGATTAA
- a CDS encoding slipin family protein: protein MKRIRINQGKVALVFRNGDYRNMLTAGTHWVSLFDNVVEYDMAKEFLAPKSLDLLLRDEKLASQLHVITIGDSEIVLRYERGNFQEVLTPGTYTYWKGLVDYEFIPIDLSDYEVSNGLDKAVLMSGDLHPYLRVFTIESYEQGLLMVDGKFSRKLAEGIHYFWKNRTPLIVLKADMRQVQMEVSGQEILTKDKAALRINFYGQYKVKDIVKALIDNKDFEKQLYVFMQIALREFVGRFTLDELLEEKASLATYVKEVLKAKAKDLGIEIRDCGVKDIILPGEVKNIMNQVLVAQKQAQANVVTRREETASTRNLLNTAKLMEDNEMLFKLKEMEYVEKIADKVSNISLSGGNKVLDQLKEFFTGFK, encoded by the coding sequence ATGAAAAGGATACGAATTAACCAAGGTAAAGTGGCGCTGGTTTTCAGAAATGGAGACTATCGCAACATGCTTACGGCTGGTACGCATTGGGTATCTCTTTTCGACAATGTAGTCGAATATGATATGGCCAAAGAGTTCCTGGCACCCAAGTCACTAGACTTGCTTTTGAGAGATGAAAAACTCGCATCACAATTACATGTGATCACCATAGGTGACTCAGAAATTGTATTGAGATATGAGAGAGGAAACTTTCAAGAGGTGTTAACACCAGGTACTTATACCTACTGGAAAGGCCTTGTCGACTACGAATTCATTCCAATTGATTTGAGTGATTACGAGGTCAGCAATGGTCTGGACAAAGCCGTACTTATGTCTGGTGACCTTCACCCCTACCTAAGGGTGTTTACCATCGAATCATATGAGCAAGGTTTGCTTATGGTAGATGGAAAGTTTAGCAGAAAGCTCGCTGAAGGTATTCACTACTTCTGGAAAAACAGAACACCTTTGATTGTACTGAAAGCTGATATGAGGCAGGTACAAATGGAGGTTAGCGGCCAAGAAATTCTAACCAAGGACAAAGCTGCGTTGAGAATCAATTTTTATGGTCAATACAAGGTAAAAGACATTGTCAAAGCCTTGATAGACAATAAGGATTTCGAGAAACAACTCTATGTGTTCATGCAAATCGCGCTGAGGGAGTTTGTCGGCAGATTTACATTAGATGAATTGCTTGAGGAAAAAGCTTCTTTGGCCACTTATGTCAAAGAAGTGCTAAAAGCCAAAGCCAAGGATCTGGGAATTGAGATCAGGGACTGTGGTGTCAAGGACATCATTTTGCCCGGTGAAGTAAAAAACATCATGAACCAAGTATTGGTGGCACAGAAACAAGCGCAAGCCAATGTAGTCACAAGAAGAGAGGAAACTGCCTCTACTAGAAACTTACTTAACACCGCCAAATTGATGGAAGACAACGAAATGTTATTCAAGTTGAAAGAGATGGAATATGTTGAAAAAATCGCTGATAAAGTGAGCAACATTTCACTCTCAGGTGGCAACAAGGTGCTAGACCAGTTGAAGGAATTCTTCACTGGGTTTAAATAA